A region from the Desulfitobacterium dehalogenans ATCC 51507 genome encodes:
- a CDS encoding N-acetylmuramoyl-L-alanine amidase, with translation MRRMRRFKHHRRWNKGWMAVSVLLLALIVTGGLVWKYNQKDETIWSWTIGNQVVLIDAGHGGVDPGAVGKVSLEKDITLNIAKHLQIFIQQAGGKPVMVRKTDVDLGTSEGLAKRKREDLAQRIQLAKDYEADVYLSIHVNSSPNHSLTGPQVFYHEGSPEGKLLAETIQAELNKLAGTKRVAKADQDLFILKRAEQAAVTVEVGFLSNLLEEQKLNETDYQHQLSVAIYQGLSEYCRRLQKDGIPTVDMN, from the coding sequence ATGAGGAGAATGAGAAGGTTTAAACATCATAGACGGTGGAATAAGGGTTGGATGGCTGTATCGGTGCTCTTGCTGGCGCTTATTGTGACAGGCGGCTTAGTATGGAAGTATAACCAAAAGGATGAAACGATCTGGAGTTGGACTATTGGCAACCAGGTTGTCCTCATCGACGCCGGACATGGCGGTGTTGACCCGGGGGCCGTAGGGAAAGTCAGCTTGGAAAAGGATATCACCTTAAATATTGCCAAGCACCTGCAGATCTTTATTCAACAGGCTGGAGGAAAGCCTGTCATGGTTCGGAAGACCGATGTGGATCTGGGAACTTCTGAGGGCCTGGCCAAAAGAAAAAGGGAAGACCTGGCCCAAAGAATCCAACTGGCTAAGGATTACGAGGCCGATGTTTACTTAAGCATTCATGTGAACAGCTCCCCCAACCACTCCTTAACCGGACCCCAAGTCTTTTACCATGAGGGTTCACCAGAAGGAAAGCTGCTCGCTGAGACCATACAAGCGGAGTTAAATAAGCTGGCCGGTACCAAACGAGTGGCCAAAGCCGACCAGGATTTGTTTATTCTAAAGAGGGCTGAACAAGCCGCAGTGACTGTGGAAGTGGGCTTTCTGTCCAATCTTCTGGAAGAACAAAAATTAAACGAAACAGACTATCAGCATCAACTGAGTGTAGCCATTTACCAAGGGCTTTCCGAGTATTGCCGTAGATTGCAAAAGGACGGAATCCCTACAGTGGATATGAATTAA